The following are encoded together in the Macadamia integrifolia cultivar HAES 741 chromosome 10, SCU_Mint_v3, whole genome shotgun sequence genome:
- the LOC122091936 gene encoding probable protein phosphatase 2C 35 isoform X1: MGCAHGKCCGRYPSSSDGDIRDFRDSGIRNSNNVHVLGNHRHTHTERSLEFAPVPSHNFHLEFSVLTQRGYYPDSPEKENQDSFCIKTQVQGNPNLHFFGVFDGHGQFGTQCSNFVKDRLIEILSEDPALLVDPVKAYNSAVLATNSELHSSEIDDSMSGTTAITVLVCGDTLYVANVGDSRAVIAFKSGNRVVAEDLSRDQTPFRKDEYERVKLCGARVLTVDQVEGYKDPDIQSWGDEESAGNDPPRLWVQNGMYPGTAFSRSVGDSTAEKIGVIAVPEVTVVQLTPNHLFFVIASDGIFEFLSSEAVVNMVVRYTDPQEACAAIARESYRLWLEHENRTDDITIIIVHIKDLSNSGADTDETRGGNMKTTGKGSANPSGGSEVYRSVRSNFSESHSHQFNFPTERNPACVAPSPTHSRSLET, encoded by the exons ATGGGTTGCGCCCACGGAAAGTGCTGTGGCCGCTACCCATCTTCATCCGATGGGGATATTCGAGATTTTCGAGATTCTGGTATACGAAATAGCAACAACGTCCATGTACTTGGGAATCATCGACACACACACACTGAGAGATCGTTGGAGTTCGCTCCTGTGCCTTCCCACAACTTCCATTTAGAGTTTTCAGTCCTCACGCAACGAGGCTACTACCCGGACTCCCCTGAGAAAGAAAACCAAGATAGTTTCTGCATCAAAACCCAAGTCCAAGGTAACCCAAATCTCCATTTCTTCGGTGTCTTTGATGGGCATGGCCAGTTTGGCACTCAGTGTTCTAACTTTGTTAAGGATAGGCTGATAGAGATTCTCTCTGAGGATCCCGCATTGTTGGTAGATCCTGTAAAGGCATATAATTCTGCAGTACTAGCCACGAACTCCGAACTTCACAGTAGTGAGATAGACGATTCAATGAGTGGTACCACTGCAATTACTGTTCTTGTTTGTGGTGACACCCTTTATGTCGCAAATGTGGGTGATTCAAGGGCCGTAATTGCTTTCAAGAGCGGGAATCGGGTTGTCGCGGAGGACCTCTCTCGTGACCAGACACCATTCAGGAAAGATGAATATGAGAGGGTTAAGCTTTGTGGGGCGAGGGTTCTGACTGTTGATCAGGTGGAGGGTTATAAGGATCCTGATATTCAGAGCTGGGGGGATGAAGAGAGTGCTGGTAATGATCCCCCAAGACTGTGGGTACAGAATGGGATGTATCCTGGCACTGCATTTTCAAGGAGTGTTGGTGATAGTACAGCTGAGAAGATTGGTGTGATTGCTGTTCCTGAGGTGACAGTTGTTCAGCTTACACCTAATCATTTGTTCTTTGTAATTGCTAGCGATGGGATCTTCGAGTTCCTCTCTAGCGAAGCGGTTGTCAATATG GTAGTGAGGTACACAGATCCACAAGAAGCATGTGCTGCCATTGCTAGAGAATCATACAGGCTGTGGTTAGAACATGAAAACAGAACAGATGACATCACAATCATCATTGTACATATCAAGGACTTATCTAAT TCAGGTGCTGACACTGATGAAACTCGTGGTGGTAACATGAAGACAACAGGAAAAGGATCTGCAAACCCATCTGGGGGATCAGAAGTGTACCGATCTGTGAGAAGCAATTTTTCAGAATCTCACTCACATCAGTTCAACTTTCCAACAGAGCGGAACCCTGCTTGTGTTGCTCCATCTCCAACACATTCCAGGTCCTTGGAAACG TGA
- the LOC122091936 gene encoding probable protein phosphatase 2C 35 isoform X2, with translation MGCAHGKCCGRYPSSSDGDIRDFRDSGIRNSNNVHVLGNHRHTHTERSLEFAPVPSHNFHLEFSVLTQRGYYPDSPEKENQDSFCIKTQVQGNPNLHFFGVFDGHGQFGTQCSNFVKDRLIEILSEDPALLVDPVKAYNSAVLATNSELHSSEIDDSMSGTTAITVLVCGDTLYVANVGDSRAVIAFKSGNRVVAEDLSRDQTPFRKDEYERVKLCGARVLTVDQVEGYKDPDIQSWGDEESAGNDPPRLWVQNGMYPGTAFSRSVGDSTAEKIGVIAVPEVTVVQLTPNHLFFVIASDGIFEFLSSEAVVNMVVRYTDPQEACAAIARESYRLWLEHENRTDDITIIIVHIKDLSNTTGKGSANPSGGSEVYRSVRSNFSESHSHQFNFPTERNPACVAPSPTHSRSLET, from the exons ATGGGTTGCGCCCACGGAAAGTGCTGTGGCCGCTACCCATCTTCATCCGATGGGGATATTCGAGATTTTCGAGATTCTGGTATACGAAATAGCAACAACGTCCATGTACTTGGGAATCATCGACACACACACACTGAGAGATCGTTGGAGTTCGCTCCTGTGCCTTCCCACAACTTCCATTTAGAGTTTTCAGTCCTCACGCAACGAGGCTACTACCCGGACTCCCCTGAGAAAGAAAACCAAGATAGTTTCTGCATCAAAACCCAAGTCCAAGGTAACCCAAATCTCCATTTCTTCGGTGTCTTTGATGGGCATGGCCAGTTTGGCACTCAGTGTTCTAACTTTGTTAAGGATAGGCTGATAGAGATTCTCTCTGAGGATCCCGCATTGTTGGTAGATCCTGTAAAGGCATATAATTCTGCAGTACTAGCCACGAACTCCGAACTTCACAGTAGTGAGATAGACGATTCAATGAGTGGTACCACTGCAATTACTGTTCTTGTTTGTGGTGACACCCTTTATGTCGCAAATGTGGGTGATTCAAGGGCCGTAATTGCTTTCAAGAGCGGGAATCGGGTTGTCGCGGAGGACCTCTCTCGTGACCAGACACCATTCAGGAAAGATGAATATGAGAGGGTTAAGCTTTGTGGGGCGAGGGTTCTGACTGTTGATCAGGTGGAGGGTTATAAGGATCCTGATATTCAGAGCTGGGGGGATGAAGAGAGTGCTGGTAATGATCCCCCAAGACTGTGGGTACAGAATGGGATGTATCCTGGCACTGCATTTTCAAGGAGTGTTGGTGATAGTACAGCTGAGAAGATTGGTGTGATTGCTGTTCCTGAGGTGACAGTTGTTCAGCTTACACCTAATCATTTGTTCTTTGTAATTGCTAGCGATGGGATCTTCGAGTTCCTCTCTAGCGAAGCGGTTGTCAATATG GTAGTGAGGTACACAGATCCACAAGAAGCATGTGCTGCCATTGCTAGAGAATCATACAGGCTGTGGTTAGAACATGAAAACAGAACAGATGACATCACAATCATCATTGTACATATCAAGGACTTATCTAAT ACAACAGGAAAAGGATCTGCAAACCCATCTGGGGGATCAGAAGTGTACCGATCTGTGAGAAGCAATTTTTCAGAATCTCACTCACATCAGTTCAACTTTCCAACAGAGCGGAACCCTGCTTGTGTTGCTCCATCTCCAACACATTCCAGGTCCTTGGAAACG TGA
- the LOC122092017 gene encoding peptide methionine sulfoxide reductase B5-like, translated as MGIQLLRITAFPSPRILIINPKAPLSRFVGHIDSTGKSTSHLLCKTQYHDSSLKPKSLNSSATGFPACFHRSRRRFRGGVVTMAAAPGSVQKSEEEWQAILSPEQFRILRQKGTEFPGTGEYDKFFGEGIYNCAGCGTPLYKSTTKFNSGCGWPAFFEGLPGAINRTPDPDGRRIEITCAACGGHLGHVFKGEGFPTPTDERHCVNSISIKFVPASSE; from the exons ATGGGTATCCAACTCCTCAGGATTACAGCCTTTCCGTCACCGAGAATCCTAATTATCAATCCAAAAGCCCCTCTATCCCGATTCGTCGGCCACATTGATTCTACTGGAAAATCTACATCCCATCTTCTCTGCAAAACCCAATACCACGATTCTTctttaaaacccaaatccctgaACAGTTCCGCTACCGGATTTCCTGCGTGCTTTCATCGGAGCAGGAGACGCTTTAGAGGTGGAGTAGTGACCATGGCTGCTGCCCCTGGCTCTGTTCAGAAATCGGAGGAAGAGTGGCAGGCTATTCTCTCCCCGGAGCAATTCCGTATTCTGCGCCAGAAAGGAACCGA GTTCCCAGGCACTGGGGAATATGACAAGTTTTTTGGCGAGGGGATCTATAACTGTGCAGGTTGTGGGACACCCCTCTATAAATCCACCACAAAATTTAATTCTGGCTGTGGCTGGCCAGCTTTCTTTGAGGGTCTCCCTGGAGCCATAAATCGCACG CCTGACCCAGATGGGAGGAGAATCGAAATTACATGTGCAGCTTGTGGTGGGCACCTTGGTCATGTATTTAAAGGCGAGGGTTTCCCTACGCCAACTGATGAACGCCATTGTGTTAACAGCATTTCAATCAAGTTTGTTCCAGCATCATCAGAATGA